The nucleotide window GCCTTTGCAAGAGGATGCTCACTGCTTGCCTGTGTACAAAACAAAAACATAAATATTTTTCAACTTACATTTTTTTCCCTTTATCATATATGGATATGCAGGCAGAAAGTAGAAAATATCCTGCCTGAGCAAGGAGCAAACCATAACATGTTTTTACCACATACTGATATGAACCATAAGAGTTATTTGTGATCAAGATTGATTGCCTCACCTCTGCAGATGCTACTAGTGTGAGGAAATCTCCTAGGTCCATTCCAGAGAAAACCTTTGCAGTTGTAACAACAGCCTTTCCTTGTGTTAGTGTCCCTGTTTTATCAAAGATCACGTAATTTACATTTTGAGCCCTCTCCAATGCATCTCCACCTTTTACAAGTACTCCATGATTAGCCCCGATTCCAGTTGCCACCATTACAGCAGTTGGGGTTGCCAAACCAAGGGCACAAGGACAAGCAATCACCACAACAGATATGGAGAACATGAGGGAGAAAACGAAGCAATTGCTAGTTCCGTCAAACCATGAATGTGGATATGCTCCCAACGATCCACATAAGAACCTACAAAAGTAGACAATCCACAAGTGAGAAACTTGAACGAAGCATTACTATGAATTTTGTACAATGTTTATTTAACTCACCACACGGAGAACGTTAGAATGGACAAGCTGATGACAATTGGAACAAAAATGCTAGCCACCTGAAAATGGAACAGTGGAATGTCAGCACCAACCAAAATAGGCATCTACAATACGTTGCAATGCTTTTGGTGAACACGCAGCTAATTCAGAAGTAAGCTAATCGTCCGAAAGTTTTACTAAAAGTTAATAGGTTCAAATAACAAAAGGAGCAGAAAGCAATGTGTGAAATGAACATGCACTTCGCGCAACATTAAAATAATAAGAGGACCAGAAGGCAACGTGTGAAATGAACATGTACTTCAGAGTTCAGACAACATAAAAGAGTAAAGTGCTGTCCTGTAAGAGGCATTGAAATACAAAAAATGGCATAAAAACAATGTCCATATGCATCATTTCAAATGTGGCAAACAGCACATTATCGCAGACAATGCTTTGGGATCTAAAATGATTTTAGCAAAGGTGCATGGTTGACAGAGATATTTGATACATAGTGACAAAGCGAATATGGGATATCACACACAAAAAAAAACTTACATAATCGGCGAATTTCTGAATAGGGGCTTTGGACATTTGAGCAGTTTCAACCAGAGATATTATCTGACTCAAAACTGTTCCAGATCCTACTTTCGTTGCTTGTATATGAAGGATGCCCTGTAAGTTGATTGTCCCTCCAATTACTACACTTGATACTTCTTTAGGCATCGGTGCAGATTCACCAGTTATCATACTTTCATTGATATGGCTTGTTCCCCAAACAACAACACCATCAGAAGGAACTTTCGAACCAGGAAGAACTTTCAAGACATCACCAGGTTGGACTAACAGAGCATCAATCTCCCTCTCCCCAACATATTTTCCTTCTGAATTTGAAATAGTAATGTCAATTTGCTTGCAGTTTTAGACGAACTGCATTTGAGTACAACAGTTATGTGTGTGTAAAACTTACCTTTATCTTTCAGAAGCAAAATAGCAGTAGCAGGGACAAGTTCTACAAGCTTTTTAATAGCATCTGATGTTTTCCCCTTTGCAAGAACCTCGAGATACTTCCCAAATAGCACAAACGTAATTATCATTGCACTGGTCTCAAAATATATGGGAGGTTGAAATCCAGTGAATGCTCCGTATAGTAGTGCACAAACGGAATATACATATGATGCAGTGGTGCCAAGAACAACTAACACATCCATATTTGTAGAACCATGTCTTAAGGCTCTGTAAGCAGCAACATAGAATCTCTTGCCAATAACGAACTGTACAATGCTAACCAATATCCAGTTCACCAAATCCCCCATATGAAATGGTCCACAGTGCCTGAGAAGCAATGTACTGATGAAAGGTATACTCGGGCAGATCATACGTATGAAAAATACAGGAATCTGTTGCAAAGAGGCAATTGAATTGAGTCAGTAAGCAAGTAGTAGCATAGCAAAAGTTCGGTGTATTCTGAACAGTAGGAAGCAAACAAAATATATTACTAGGCAAAAATACCAAATATCCCTACATCTACTCGTGGTAAATTATTTTAGAAAAGTAGACGACCCTGCATTTTATTTGTTTTCTACAATACCTCTACTGTTTAGTCAATTGCCAGATTTGATGTGAATACCATGTAAGATGTCTGTGTTCTCGTTTATTACTTGCTCAAACATTGAAATTGAACAGTATTGCTCTCTTATTTCATCTTATCTTGTTGGGTTTCACATGTAAGCAAAAAGAACAGTGAAACTAAAATATTTCTTTCATTAGTTAGAAGATGCCACACGATGACAATAATATGTGAGTGTCATTTATATGCTACCTGTTGCCAACATATCATACATTCCCTATTGTACTGTAAGTTGTCTTGCCAAATACAACTATCAACTATGCCGACAGCACTATAATCACAGCACATGTATTATACTTGAACCTTTGAGCAAAACTGTCTAGGGTGAGCAAGAGAGAAGCAAAGATCAGAACTTACACTTAGGAATAAGCTAGAGCGGAGAAGATGGAGCATTTTGGAGGCCTCATGTGCGTCATTCGAAGCCCCTCTACTGTAAGGATTCTGCACGTGTGATTTGAATCTCCCATTGCTTCCCATTTCAATAGTATCCACAATTGATCGCAGACCAACAGCTTCTGGATCAAATACAATCTCAACTTCTGAGAGGGTAGTATTTACAGCAAACTGTCGCAAACCATCCATTTTCTTAAGGATGTCATGTAGTACATCTGCATCCCTCTCTGTGTGCACGCCAGTCAGACCTAGCAATATCTTATCTTGCTCGCTACTCTGTAAGAATGCAGCTTCAAAACCAGCATCCTCGATAGCCTGAACAATTTCATCCTTGCTAATGGTAGACGGATCATACTCAACTTCTCCTAATGACGTTGCCAGGGCAACGACTGCTCCTTTTATACCCGGTTGTTTCCTTAAGATACCCTCAACTGAGTTTACACAATTAGCACATGTCATTCCTCCTATCCTAAATTGTGCTGACAATGTCTTCTGTGACTTAGGTTGAGGGACTGCAGAATCTGGGAGAATTTCAGCGTCAAATCCAGCATCTTCTATAGCTTCTATTATATCCTCGACCTGCACAGAGAAGTCCCAAAATAAAATTGCAGTTAACAAAGTGACCCAAATATGCCAAAAGATCTCGAGCCAATATGTATCACTATGGAATCAGTCATCTAAACTGGAGCAGAACTTGACATACAAGGATTAGTATACAAACTGAAGTTGAACCATTCTAGAGAAGGGGAAAAGAGGGATCAAACAGCTCGT belongs to Triticum urartu cultivar G1812 chromosome 7, Tu2.1, whole genome shotgun sequence and includes:
- the LOC125525895 gene encoding cation-transporting ATPase HMA5, with amino-acid sequence MAHLQLAAVAGGGRAGDDMEEVALLGSYDEEMGGAAPAGGGAEEDEEEAEAHVRVTGMTCSACTGSVEAAVSARRGVRRVAVSLLQNRARVVFDPALVKVEDIIEAIEDAGFDAEILPDSAVPQPKSQKTLSAQFRIGGMTCANCVNSVEGILRKQPGIKGAVVALATSLGEVEYDPSTISKDEIVQAIEDAGFEAAFLQSSEQDKILLGLTGVHTERDADVLHDILKKMDGLRQFAVNTTLSEVEIVFDPEAVGLRSIVDTIEMGSNGRFKSHVQNPYSRGASNDAHEASKMLHLLRSSLFLSIPVFFIRMICPSIPFISTLLLRHCGPFHMGDLVNWILVSIVQFVIGKRFYVAAYRALRHGSTNMDVLVVLGTTASYVYSVCALLYGAFTGFQPPIYFETSAMIITFVLFGKYLEVLAKGKTSDAIKKLVELVPATAILLLKDKEGKYVGEREIDALLVQPGDVLKVLPGSKVPSDGVVVWGTSHINESMITGESAPMPKEVSSVVIGGTINLQGILHIQATKVGSGTVLSQIISLVETAQMSKAPIQKFADYVASIFVPIVISLSILTFSVWFLCGSLGAYPHSWFDGTSNCFVFSLMFSISVVVIACPCALGLATPTAVMVATGIGANHGVLVKGGDALERAQNVNYVIFDKTGTLTQGKAVVTTAKVFSGMDLGDFLTLVASAEASSEHPLAKAVLEYAFHFHFFGKLPSSKDGIEQRKEQILSQWLLEAEDFSAVPGKGVQCLINEKKVLIGNRALMNENGVSVPPEAESFLVDLELNAKTGVLVAYDSSFVGLMGIADPLKREAAVVVEGLKKMGIHPVMLTGDNWRTAQAVAKEVGIEDVRAEVMPAGKADVVRSLQKDGSIVAMVGDGINDSPALAAADVGMAIGGGTDIAIEAADYVLVRNNLEDVITAIDLSRKTFNRIRWNYFFAMAYNVVAIPVAAGALFPLTGLQMPPWLAGACMAFSSVSVVCSSLLLRRYRKPRLTTVLQITVE